Proteins from one Mesoplodon densirostris isolate mMesDen1 chromosome 1, mMesDen1 primary haplotype, whole genome shotgun sequence genomic window:
- the LDB1 gene encoding LIM domain-binding protein 1 isoform X3, producing the protein MLDRDVGPTPMYPPTYLEPGIGRHTPYGNQTDYRIFELNKRLQNWTEECDNLWWDAFTTEFFEDDAMLTITFCLEDGPKRYTIGRTLIPRYFRSIFEGGATELYYVLKHPKEAFHSNFVSLDCDQGSMVTQHGKPMFTQVCVEGRLYLEFMFDDMMRIKTWHFSIRQHRELIPRSILAMHAQDPQMLDQLSKNITRCGLSNSTLNYLRLCVILEPMQELMSRHKTYSLSPRDCLKTCLFQKWQRMVAPPAEPARQQPSKRRKRKMSGGSTMSSGGGNTNNSNSKKKSPASTFALSSQVPDVMVVGEPTLMGGEFGDEDERLITRLENTQFDAANGIDDEDSFNNSPALGANSPWNSKPPSSQESKSENPTSQASQ; encoded by the exons ATGCTAGATCGGGATGTGGG CCCAACTCCCATGTACCCGCCTACCTACCTGGAGCCTGGGATTGG GAGGCACACACCATATGGCAACCAAACTGACTACAGGATATTCGAGCTTAACAAACGGCTTCAAAACTGGACAGAG GAGTGTGACAATCTCTGGTGGGATGCTTTCACAACTGAGTTCTTTGAGGATGATGCCATGTTAACCATCACTTTCTGCCTGGAGGATGGACCAAAGAGATACA CCATTGGCCGGACCCTGATCCCACGCTACTTCCGCAGCATCTTTGAGGGTGGTGCTACGGAGCTCTACTATGTACTTAAGCACCCCAAGGAGGCATTCCACAGCAACTTTGTTTCCCTTGACTGTGACCAGGGCAGCATGGTGACCCAACATGGCAAACCTATGTTCACCCAG GTTTGTGTGGAGGGCCGGTTGTACCTGGAGTTCATGTTTGATGACATGATGCGGATAAAGACGTGGCACTTCAGCATCCGGCAGCACCGAGAGCTCATCCCCCGCAGCATCCTTGCCATGCAT GCCCAGGACCCCCAGATGTTGGATCAGCTCTCCAAAAACATCACCCGGTGTGGGCTGTCCAATTCCACTCTCAACTACCTCCGA CTCTGTGTGATACTCGAGCCCATGCAGGAGCTCATGTCCCGCCACAAGACCTACAGCCTCAGCCCCCGTGACTGTCTCAAGACCTGCCTCTTCCAGAAGTGGCAGCGCATGGTAGCACCCCCTG CGGAGCCTGCACGGCAGCAGCCCAGCAAGCGGCGGAAAAGGAAGATGTCAGGGGGCAGCACCATGAGCTCGGGGGGCGGCAACAccaacaacagcaacagcaagaAGAAAAGCCCAGCCAGCACCTTCGCCCTCTCCAGCCAGGTACCT GATGTGATGGTGGTGGGGGAGCCCACCCTGATGGGCGGGGAGTTCGGGGACGAGGACGAGAGGCTCATCACCCGGCTGGAGAACACCCAGTTTGACGCGGCCAACGGCATTGACGACGAGGACAGCTTTAACAACTCCCCTGCCCTGGGCGCCAACAGCCCCTGGAACAGCAAGCCTCCGTCCAGCCAAGAGAGCAAATCGGAGAACCCCACATCACAGGCCTCCCAGTAA
- the LDB1 gene encoding LIM domain-binding protein 1 isoform X2 gives MSVGCACPGCSSKSFKLYSPKEPPNGNAFPPFHPGTMLDRDVGPTPMYPPTYLEPGIGRHTPYGNQTDYRIFELNKRLQNWTEECDNLWWDAFTTEFFEDDAMLTITFCLEDGPKRYTIGRTLIPRYFRSIFEGGATELYYVLKHPKEAFHSNFVSLDCDQGSMVTQHGKPMFTQVCVEGRLYLEFMFDDMMRIKTWHFSIRQHRELIPRSILAMHAQDPQMLDQLSKNITRCGLSNSTLNYLRLCVILEPMQELMSRHKTYSLSPRDCLKTCLFQKWQRMVAPPAEPARQQPSKRRKRKMSGGSTMSSGGGNTNNSNSKKKSPASTFALSSQDVMVVGEPTLMGGEFGDEDERLITRLENTQFDAANGIDDEDSFNNSPALGANSPWNSKPPSSQESKSENPTSQASQ, from the exons ATGTCAGTGGGCTGTGCCTGCCCTG gTTGTTCCTCAAAGTCATTCAAGCTGTACTCACCCAAGGAGCCCCCGAACGGCAACGCCTTCCCCCCCTTCCATCCCGGCACCATGCTAGATCGGGATGTGGG CCCAACTCCCATGTACCCGCCTACCTACCTGGAGCCTGGGATTGG GAGGCACACACCATATGGCAACCAAACTGACTACAGGATATTCGAGCTTAACAAACGGCTTCAAAACTGGACAGAG GAGTGTGACAATCTCTGGTGGGATGCTTTCACAACTGAGTTCTTTGAGGATGATGCCATGTTAACCATCACTTTCTGCCTGGAGGATGGACCAAAGAGATACA CCATTGGCCGGACCCTGATCCCACGCTACTTCCGCAGCATCTTTGAGGGTGGTGCTACGGAGCTCTACTATGTACTTAAGCACCCCAAGGAGGCATTCCACAGCAACTTTGTTTCCCTTGACTGTGACCAGGGCAGCATGGTGACCCAACATGGCAAACCTATGTTCACCCAG GTTTGTGTGGAGGGCCGGTTGTACCTGGAGTTCATGTTTGATGACATGATGCGGATAAAGACGTGGCACTTCAGCATCCGGCAGCACCGAGAGCTCATCCCCCGCAGCATCCTTGCCATGCAT GCCCAGGACCCCCAGATGTTGGATCAGCTCTCCAAAAACATCACCCGGTGTGGGCTGTCCAATTCCACTCTCAACTACCTCCGA CTCTGTGTGATACTCGAGCCCATGCAGGAGCTCATGTCCCGCCACAAGACCTACAGCCTCAGCCCCCGTGACTGTCTCAAGACCTGCCTCTTCCAGAAGTGGCAGCGCATGGTAGCACCCCCTG CGGAGCCTGCACGGCAGCAGCCCAGCAAGCGGCGGAAAAGGAAGATGTCAGGGGGCAGCACCATGAGCTCGGGGGGCGGCAACAccaacaacagcaacagcaagaAGAAAAGCCCAGCCAGCACCTTCGCCCTCTCCAGCCAG GATGTGATGGTGGTGGGGGAGCCCACCCTGATGGGCGGGGAGTTCGGGGACGAGGACGAGAGGCTCATCACCCGGCTGGAGAACACCCAGTTTGACGCGGCCAACGGCATTGACGACGAGGACAGCTTTAACAACTCCCCTGCCCTGGGCGCCAACAGCCCCTGGAACAGCAAGCCTCCGTCCAGCCAAGAGAGCAAATCGGAGAACCCCACATCACAGGCCTCCCAGTAA
- the LDB1 gene encoding LIM domain-binding protein 1 isoform X1, whose protein sequence is MSVGCACPGCSSKSFKLYSPKEPPNGNAFPPFHPGTMLDRDVGPTPMYPPTYLEPGIGRHTPYGNQTDYRIFELNKRLQNWTEECDNLWWDAFTTEFFEDDAMLTITFCLEDGPKRYTIGRTLIPRYFRSIFEGGATELYYVLKHPKEAFHSNFVSLDCDQGSMVTQHGKPMFTQVCVEGRLYLEFMFDDMMRIKTWHFSIRQHRELIPRSILAMHAQDPQMLDQLSKNITRCGLSNSTLNYLRLCVILEPMQELMSRHKTYSLSPRDCLKTCLFQKWQRMVAPPAEPARQQPSKRRKRKMSGGSTMSSGGGNTNNSNSKKKSPASTFALSSQVPDVMVVGEPTLMGGEFGDEDERLITRLENTQFDAANGIDDEDSFNNSPALGANSPWNSKPPSSQESKSENPTSQASQ, encoded by the exons ATGTCAGTGGGCTGTGCCTGCCCTG gTTGTTCCTCAAAGTCATTCAAGCTGTACTCACCCAAGGAGCCCCCGAACGGCAACGCCTTCCCCCCCTTCCATCCCGGCACCATGCTAGATCGGGATGTGGG CCCAACTCCCATGTACCCGCCTACCTACCTGGAGCCTGGGATTGG GAGGCACACACCATATGGCAACCAAACTGACTACAGGATATTCGAGCTTAACAAACGGCTTCAAAACTGGACAGAG GAGTGTGACAATCTCTGGTGGGATGCTTTCACAACTGAGTTCTTTGAGGATGATGCCATGTTAACCATCACTTTCTGCCTGGAGGATGGACCAAAGAGATACA CCATTGGCCGGACCCTGATCCCACGCTACTTCCGCAGCATCTTTGAGGGTGGTGCTACGGAGCTCTACTATGTACTTAAGCACCCCAAGGAGGCATTCCACAGCAACTTTGTTTCCCTTGACTGTGACCAGGGCAGCATGGTGACCCAACATGGCAAACCTATGTTCACCCAG GTTTGTGTGGAGGGCCGGTTGTACCTGGAGTTCATGTTTGATGACATGATGCGGATAAAGACGTGGCACTTCAGCATCCGGCAGCACCGAGAGCTCATCCCCCGCAGCATCCTTGCCATGCAT GCCCAGGACCCCCAGATGTTGGATCAGCTCTCCAAAAACATCACCCGGTGTGGGCTGTCCAATTCCACTCTCAACTACCTCCGA CTCTGTGTGATACTCGAGCCCATGCAGGAGCTCATGTCCCGCCACAAGACCTACAGCCTCAGCCCCCGTGACTGTCTCAAGACCTGCCTCTTCCAGAAGTGGCAGCGCATGGTAGCACCCCCTG CGGAGCCTGCACGGCAGCAGCCCAGCAAGCGGCGGAAAAGGAAGATGTCAGGGGGCAGCACCATGAGCTCGGGGGGCGGCAACAccaacaacagcaacagcaagaAGAAAAGCCCAGCCAGCACCTTCGCCCTCTCCAGCCAGGTACCT GATGTGATGGTGGTGGGGGAGCCCACCCTGATGGGCGGGGAGTTCGGGGACGAGGACGAGAGGCTCATCACCCGGCTGGAGAACACCCAGTTTGACGCGGCCAACGGCATTGACGACGAGGACAGCTTTAACAACTCCCCTGCCCTGGGCGCCAACAGCCCCTGGAACAGCAAGCCTCCGTCCAGCCAAGAGAGCAAATCGGAGAACCCCACATCACAGGCCTCCCAGTAA